A genomic window from Paenibacillus sp. FSL K6-0276 includes:
- a CDS encoding extracellular solute-binding protein yields MKKTIKPVVVSVLAMSVLSACGSNSSNNAAGNTNSGGNASGEKVKIEFFQNKSEAKATFDKLVAKFNEANPNIVVTQVNPPDAETVLKTRAAKKDIPDVVGIGATDTYKTLSASGLFEDFTTDPLAKNIQPAYVQMLKDLTGSSELNGLPFSSNASGVIYNKAMFAEAGVTVPTTWDEFIAVAQKFKDSGKNAFYLTFKDAWTTLTPFNSLTTIIKGNDFFKERTAGTVTFSDSFNEVAEKLLKLTEYGQKDIFGKNYNDGNTAFAKGESAMYLQGVWAIPEIVKANPSIELGVFPFPATNDAADNKVISGVDTLLTISKNTKHKEEAKKFVDFLLQPENVSLYISEQKAFPAVQGVTQDDPTMDGFKESFESGKLADFADHYIPSAMKVETINQSFLQKKDINAYLKQLDTEWDKVANRK; encoded by the coding sequence ATGAAAAAAACAATCAAACCCGTAGTGGTTAGCGTACTGGCTATGTCCGTACTTAGTGCTTGTGGAAGCAATAGCAGCAACAATGCGGCTGGCAACACGAATAGCGGTGGAAATGCCTCCGGTGAAAAAGTGAAAATCGAATTTTTCCAAAATAAGTCCGAAGCCAAAGCTACCTTCGACAAGCTGGTTGCGAAATTCAATGAAGCCAATCCGAACATTGTAGTCACTCAAGTAAATCCACCGGATGCTGAGACCGTACTGAAGACCCGTGCTGCTAAGAAAGACATTCCTGACGTGGTGGGAATCGGCGCCACCGATACCTACAAGACTTTATCCGCAAGCGGTCTGTTTGAAGACTTCACTACTGATCCGCTCGCTAAGAATATTCAACCTGCATATGTCCAAATGCTGAAAGATTTAACCGGTTCGAGTGAGCTGAATGGTCTTCCATTCTCCTCTAATGCAAGTGGTGTCATTTACAATAAGGCGATGTTCGCTGAAGCTGGCGTTACCGTACCAACAACCTGGGATGAGTTCATTGCCGTCGCTCAAAAGTTCAAAGACAGCGGTAAGAATGCTTTCTATCTAACATTTAAGGATGCTTGGACAACACTTACACCCTTCAATTCCCTCACGACAATCATTAAAGGTAATGATTTCTTCAAGGAGCGTACAGCAGGCACTGTAACCTTCTCAGACAGCTTCAACGAGGTTGCTGAAAAGCTGCTTAAGCTGACGGAATACGGACAGAAAGATATTTTTGGCAAAAATTACAATGACGGCAACACAGCATTCGCTAAAGGCGAATCAGCAATGTACCTGCAAGGCGTATGGGCGATCCCAGAAATCGTGAAAGCCAATCCATCCATTGAACTTGGCGTATTCCCGTTCCCAGCGACAAATGATGCTGCCGATAATAAGGTCATTTCTGGTGTAGACACATTGCTGACCATTTCCAAGAACACTAAGCATAAAGAAGAAGCAAAGAAATTCGTAGACTTCCTGCTCCAGCCTGAGAATGTCAGCCTTTACATCAGCGAGCAAAAAGCATTCCCAGCTGTACAAGGTGTAACGCAGGATGATCCAACGATGGACGGATTCAAAGAATCCTTTGAATCCGGCAAACTAGCTGACTTTGCTGACCACTACATCCCAAGTGCAATGAAAGTGGAAACCATCAATCAGTCCTTCTTGCAAAAGAAAGATATTAATGCTTACCTAAAACAGCTTGATACGGAATGGGATAAGGTAGCTAACCGGAAATAA
- a CDS encoding alpha-glucosidase — protein MDKKWWKESVVYQIYPRSFKDSNGDGIGDLQGIISKLDYLNHLGVDVVWLCPVYESPNDDNGYDISNYQTIMDDFGTLSDWEKLLAGLHSRGMKLIMDLVVNHSSDEHAWFVESRKSQDNPYRDYYIWRPGKDGQPPNDWGSFFNGSAWEFDEKSEEYYLHLFSRKQPDLNWDNPKLRQEIYDMMTWWLDKGIDGFRMDVINLISKVPELPSVSGEKNGEQPSYHFGGDYFVNGPRVHEYMQEMNREVLSKYDIMTVGEAVNVSPEEASMYVSEDRNELNMVFHFELMDVDSGPGGKWNVQPWKLADIKSIISKWQVALDGKGWNSLYMNNHDQPRMLSRFGDDKRYPKESAKMLATLLHTLQGTPYIYQGEEIGMTNVKFNSIDEYKDIEILNMYKEYLAAGHSEDKIMNSIYIKGRDNARTPMQWNSEAQAGFTTGTPWLTVNPNYKEINVEQALADPDSIFHYYKKLIELRKQHEIIVYGNYTILAEENEKVYAYQRSLGEEQLLVVLNFFGDSTVFELPSTVKFQEKELLIANYEVNPEEELNTIHLRPYEARVYKLS, from the coding sequence GTGGATAAGAAATGGTGGAAAGAAAGCGTAGTGTATCAAATTTACCCCCGCAGCTTCAAAGACAGTAACGGGGATGGCATCGGTGATCTGCAAGGGATTATCTCAAAACTCGATTATTTAAATCATCTTGGCGTCGACGTAGTCTGGCTATGTCCGGTGTACGAGTCGCCTAATGATGATAACGGCTATGATATCAGTAATTATCAAACGATTATGGATGATTTCGGAACGCTCTCCGATTGGGAGAAACTGTTAGCTGGACTTCACAGCCGCGGCATGAAGCTAATTATGGATCTCGTGGTCAACCATTCCTCAGATGAGCATGCCTGGTTCGTGGAATCCCGCAAATCGCAGGATAATCCTTATCGTGATTATTATATCTGGCGTCCTGGTAAGGACGGACAGCCGCCTAACGACTGGGGCTCCTTCTTCAATGGATCGGCTTGGGAATTCGATGAGAAGTCGGAAGAATATTACCTCCATCTCTTCTCCAGAAAACAACCGGACCTGAATTGGGACAATCCCAAGCTGCGCCAGGAAATCTACGATATGATGACCTGGTGGCTGGATAAAGGAATTGACGGATTTCGCATGGACGTAATCAACCTGATCTCCAAAGTACCGGAATTACCTAGCGTTTCTGGGGAAAAAAACGGGGAACAGCCTTCCTACCACTTCGGAGGAGATTATTTCGTTAACGGTCCACGCGTACATGAATATATGCAGGAAATGAACCGTGAGGTACTGTCCAAGTACGATATCATGACAGTGGGTGAAGCCGTTAATGTCTCTCCCGAAGAGGCTTCAATGTACGTTTCCGAGGATCGGAACGAGCTGAACATGGTATTCCATTTCGAGCTCATGGACGTCGATTCCGGACCCGGAGGCAAATGGAATGTACAGCCTTGGAAGCTGGCGGACATTAAGTCGATCATTTCCAAGTGGCAAGTCGCACTGGACGGTAAAGGTTGGAACAGCTTGTATATGAACAACCACGATCAGCCGCGTATGCTATCCCGCTTTGGGGATGATAAGCGTTATCCGAAAGAGTCTGCCAAAATGCTGGCAACGCTGCTTCACACACTCCAAGGTACACCTTACATCTATCAAGGCGAAGAAATCGGCATGACGAATGTAAAGTTTAATTCTATCGACGAGTACAAAGATATTGAAATCCTAAATATGTATAAAGAATACTTGGCTGCCGGACATTCGGAAGATAAAATCATGAATTCCATTTACATTAAAGGTCGGGACAATGCCCGTACGCCGATGCAATGGAACTCGGAAGCACAAGCAGGCTTCACCACAGGCACTCCATGGCTGACTGTGAATCCTAACTACAAGGAAATTAATGTGGAGCAGGCGCTGGCCGATCCAGATTCCATTTTCCACTATTATAAGAAGCTAATTGAGCTGCGTAAGCAGCATGAGATTATCGTATACGGAAATTATACAATCTTGGCCGAGGAGAACGAGAAAGTATATGCTTATCAGCGTTCTCTCGGAGAAGAGCAGCTGTTAGTTGTACTGAATTTCTTCGGTGATTCTACGGTATTCGAGCTTCCTTCCACTGTGAAATTCCAAGAGAAGGAACTGCTCATTGCCAACTACGAGGTAAACCCAGAAGAAGAACTAAACACGATTCATCTTCGTCCATACGAAGCTCGTGTTTATAAGCTTAGCTAA
- a CDS encoding ThuA domain-containing protein translates to MTRVTVWNEFRHERQEERILKVYPQGIHGQLASFLQEAGLDAQTATLDEPEHGLTQEVLDNTDVLVWWGHVAHQEVSDEIVNRVHQRVLQGMGLVVLHSGHMSKIFMKLMGTSCDLKWREAGEKERLWVMDPSHPIAEGIGEYIDLEQEEMYGAHFDVPAPESLIFVGWFEGGNVFPSGSTYRRGNGKIFYFQPGHESYPTYYNKEIQRVIINGVNWCAPTKRAYPVYGHSEALEPIKEKVVM, encoded by the coding sequence GTGACCAGAGTAACGGTATGGAATGAATTCCGTCATGAACGGCAGGAAGAGAGAATTCTCAAGGTCTATCCGCAAGGGATTCACGGACAACTGGCAAGTTTCCTTCAGGAAGCTGGACTGGACGCTCAGACAGCTACGCTGGATGAACCGGAACACGGATTGACACAAGAAGTGTTGGATAATACAGATGTACTGGTCTGGTGGGGACATGTCGCCCATCAAGAAGTTAGTGATGAGATTGTAAACCGTGTCCACCAAAGAGTGCTGCAAGGCATGGGGCTAGTGGTGCTTCATTCAGGTCATATGTCCAAAATATTCATGAAATTAATGGGCACCAGCTGCGATCTAAAGTGGCGTGAAGCAGGGGAGAAAGAGCGCCTCTGGGTCATGGACCCAAGTCACCCGATTGCTGAGGGTATCGGAGAATATATCGATCTGGAGCAAGAAGAGATGTACGGTGCACATTTTGATGTACCAGCACCAGAGAGTCTTATCTTTGTCGGCTGGTTTGAGGGCGGCAATGTGTTCCCAAGCGGATCGACCTATCGTCGTGGGAACGGGAAGATCTTTTACTTCCAGCCCGGTCATGAATCTTACCCAACCTATTACAACAAAGAGATTCAAAGAGTAATCATCAATGGCGTGAACTGGTGTGCACCAACGAAGCGTGCTTATCCAGTTTACGGACATTCCGAAGCTTTGGAACCCATTAAAGAAAAGGTGGTAATGTAA
- a CDS encoding sugar ABC transporter permease, translating to MAKRRVAFYLMTIPALLLFFAFHTFPAIQGIYYSFTNWDGFSDSFDYVGFKNFVNIFQDENVLNSYLFTFKYAIITTILINVISLLIALGLNAKIKAKNFFRGVYFLPNILSVLIVGFIFNYLFANVFPIWGAKLGSEFLSQNILGNSDWAWIGIVIVAVWQGIAYNTILYLAGLQTIPHDLYEASNLDGASRWREFWSITFPMLASFFTINMVLAMKGGLMVFDQIVALTGGGPGRSTQSIAHLIYTGGFQGGEFAYQSANAVIYFIVIVVISALQLKFLQKREMDL from the coding sequence ATGGCCAAACGCCGAGTCGCCTTTTATCTGATGACAATACCGGCATTGCTTCTTTTCTTTGCCTTTCACACCTTTCCTGCAATACAAGGTATTTATTATTCGTTCACAAACTGGGACGGCTTTAGTGACAGCTTTGATTACGTAGGATTTAAGAACTTCGTTAACATTTTTCAAGACGAAAATGTGTTGAATTCATATTTGTTCACTTTTAAATATGCCATCATAACAACTATTCTCATCAACGTCATCAGCTTGTTGATTGCACTAGGACTAAATGCCAAAATTAAAGCCAAAAACTTTTTCCGCGGTGTATATTTCTTGCCTAATATCCTCAGCGTTCTAATTGTCGGCTTTATTTTCAACTACTTGTTCGCAAATGTATTCCCTATCTGGGGTGCGAAGCTCGGCAGCGAATTCCTTTCGCAGAACATTCTCGGTAACTCCGACTGGGCCTGGATCGGTATCGTTATTGTAGCCGTTTGGCAGGGAATTGCTTATAACACGATTCTCTATCTGGCGGGTCTACAAACCATTCCTCATGATCTTTACGAGGCTTCCAATCTGGACGGCGCTAGCCGCTGGAGAGAATTCTGGAGCATTACGTTTCCAATGCTTGCTTCCTTCTTCACGATCAACATGGTGCTCGCGATGAAGGGTGGTCTGATGGTATTCGACCAAATCGTCGCCTTGACAGGCGGTGGTCCTGGACGTTCAACTCAATCCATTGCCCACTTAATCTACACAGGCGGCTTCCAAGGCGGAGAATTTGCCTACCAATCGGCGAACGCCGTGATTTATTTTATCGTGATCGTCGTTATCTCCGCCCTTCAGCTTAAATTTCTGCAGAAACGGGAGATGGACTTATGA
- a CDS encoding GNAT family N-acetyltransferase, whose amino-acid sequence MFNQEERTITTERLILRPFELADAKRVSELCNNYNIYKSTLTLPYPYSIDCAISWIEAHEENFINNMYYEFAITDKSTNELYGAIELTNNQTHRNGEVGYWIGEENWGKGYATEATKAIIAFAFSEKHYHKVYARYFASNPGSGRVMQKCGMVKEGILLQHIYKENKYDDLIHYGIINTEGKTT is encoded by the coding sequence ATGTTTAATCAAGAGGAAAGAACAATTACGACCGAAAGATTGATTTTGAGACCCTTTGAATTAGCTGATGCAAAGCGTGTCTCTGAGCTCTGTAATAATTATAATATCTACAAAAGTACGTTGACTCTTCCTTATCCATATTCTATTGATTGTGCAATATCCTGGATTGAAGCTCATGAAGAGAATTTTATCAATAATATGTATTATGAGTTTGCGATTACTGATAAAAGTACAAACGAGCTCTATGGAGCTATAGAACTGACAAATAATCAAACACACAGAAATGGTGAAGTTGGATATTGGATCGGTGAGGAAAATTGGGGTAAAGGATACGCGACTGAAGCAACAAAAGCTATCATTGCGTTTGCATTTTCAGAAAAGCATTATCATAAAGTATATGCGAGATACTTTGCTTCAAATCCCGGCTCTGGGCGGGTGATGCAAAAATGTGGAATGGTGAAAGAAGGCATTTTATTACAGCATATCTATAAAGAAAATAAATATGATGATCTTATTCATTATGGAATTATAAACACTGAAGGCAAAACTACATAA
- a CDS encoding substrate-binding domain-containing protein, producing the protein MNPTIKDVAQKANVSIATVSRVLNNLSGYSDKTKQKVNEAIKELGYQPNAIARGLINKRTQTIGVMFPSVSGAFSSDLLKGIEELANDRNYSVMVCNTDQDGKRTLKYLQLLREKQVDGIIYSSEVLKKEYYDVLETMKIPVVLVSSQTEFASVPYVKVDDYQAAYDATLYLISKGHSKIAMISGNPSDAIAGVPRAEGYRKALEANGIPFDSRYLTFGDFLYESGSIAMEALLEQAPDVTAVFAASDEMAIGALSTVIKNGLSVPEDISIMGYDDLGIAKMIIPPLTTVRQPLYDIGKIAVEKLIQMIETGETVDSKIVDHSIVERQTVRSLT; encoded by the coding sequence ATGAACCCGACAATTAAAGATGTTGCACAAAAAGCGAACGTTTCCATTGCGACAGTCTCTCGCGTGCTAAACAATTTAAGTGGGTACTCCGACAAGACGAAACAAAAGGTAAATGAAGCCATCAAAGAACTCGGCTATCAACCTAACGCGATTGCTCGTGGCCTAATCAATAAGCGTACGCAGACCATAGGTGTAATGTTTCCAAGTGTATCTGGAGCTTTCTCCTCCGATCTGCTTAAAGGCATTGAGGAATTGGCCAATGACCGCAATTACAGTGTGATGGTCTGTAATACCGATCAGGATGGTAAACGAACATTAAAGTACTTGCAGCTCCTAAGAGAGAAGCAGGTCGATGGCATTATTTACTCTAGTGAGGTCTTGAAGAAAGAGTATTACGATGTGCTAGAAACCATGAAGATCCCAGTTGTGTTGGTTTCTTCCCAAACGGAATTTGCCAGTGTACCTTACGTGAAAGTAGACGATTATCAGGCTGCCTATGATGCTACTCTCTACTTAATTTCCAAAGGTCATAGCAAAATCGCCATGATCAGCGGAAATCCAAGCGATGCTATCGCTGGTGTACCCAGAGCCGAGGGATATCGTAAAGCGCTTGAAGCGAATGGAATTCCTTTCGACAGCCGCTATCTCACCTTTGGAGACTTTCTGTATGAAAGCGGGAGCATTGCAATGGAAGCTCTCTTGGAGCAAGCCCCTGATGTCACTGCCGTCTTTGCCGCTAGTGATGAAATGGCGATTGGTGCTCTTTCCACTGTCATCAAAAATGGTTTAAGTGTTCCCGAGGATATATCCATAATGGGTTATGACGATCTTGGAATAGCAAAAATGATTATTCCTCCGTTAACTACAGTGCGTCAACCGCTGTACGATATTGGTAAGATCGCCGTGGAGAAGCTTATTCAGATGATTGAAACAGGCGAGACTGTGGATAGCAAAATTGTCGATCACTCCATCGTGGAAAGACAAACGGTAAGATCACTTACCTGA
- a CDS encoding AraC family transcriptional regulator: MNIYLEIPDVDKHFPFRSLLCGGDTLCYPHWHKEIEIIYVTKGSLNLGINDTPIHMEQGEVQFINGGDVHYFLASPESERVVIQFDLNLFQEVAALSGNDYSLREVFTLMEHSSSKWPEATAAKIKGLIESIYEEDVQRREGYAYLIKARLFELLTVILREVPKSTVNKQPKFSEDTLNQSRETLERLERIFIYVEQHYQEAITLNEVANYMGFSPYYFTKLFKKNTGMTFIAFLNEYRLNKAKWILMNDDLPMSAVAEEAGFGSVKTFHHFFKEATGISPLKYHKTIFGNNTARMQEERRPRALYDRDIKTGTSGG, from the coding sequence ATGAATATTTATCTCGAAATTCCTGATGTGGATAAGCACTTTCCCTTTAGAAGTTTACTTTGTGGAGGAGATACGCTGTGCTATCCGCATTGGCATAAAGAAATTGAAATTATCTATGTAACTAAAGGAAGTCTAAATCTGGGAATTAATGATACCCCTATTCACATGGAGCAGGGTGAGGTTCAGTTTATCAACGGTGGGGATGTACATTATTTTCTCGCCTCACCTGAGAGCGAACGGGTAGTAATTCAATTCGATCTTAACCTGTTTCAGGAAGTCGCAGCTTTGAGCGGAAATGACTATTCGCTTCGTGAGGTTTTTACGCTTATGGAGCATTCTAGTTCAAAATGGCCCGAGGCAACCGCCGCGAAGATCAAAGGGCTGATTGAGAGTATTTACGAGGAAGACGTGCAGCGAAGAGAAGGGTACGCCTACTTAATCAAAGCTAGATTATTTGAACTACTGACTGTTATTTTGCGGGAGGTGCCGAAGAGCACAGTCAATAAACAGCCTAAGTTCTCGGAAGATACGCTGAACCAGTCCAGAGAAACGCTGGAGAGATTAGAGCGGATTTTTATCTATGTGGAGCAGCATTATCAGGAGGCCATTACGCTGAATGAGGTAGCGAATTACATGGGCTTCAGTCCGTATTATTTTACCAAACTATTCAAGAAGAACACGGGCATGACCTTTATAGCATTCTTAAATGAATATCGACTTAACAAAGCCAAATGGATTTTGATGAATGATGATCTGCCGATGTCCGCGGTGGCGGAAGAAGCTGGGTTTGGCAGCGTGAAGACCTTTCATCATTTCTTCAAGGAAGCTACAGGGATATCCCCGCTTAAATACCACAAGACAATATTCGGGAATAATACAGCAAGAATGCAGGAAGAAAGACGCCCCCGGGCTTTGTATGATAGAGATATCAAAACAGGAACAAGTGGAGGTTAG
- a CDS encoding Gfo/Idh/MocA family oxidoreductase gives MTLTVGIIGCGGIANGKHMPALSKVEGARMVAFCDIVPERAEKAKAEFGDESSVVYSDYKELLKDASIDVIHVCTPNISHAEISIAAMEAGKHVMCEKPMAKTTAEAQAMIDASKRTGKKLTIGYQNRFRPDSAYLHTVCENNGLGEIYYAKAKAIRRRAVPTWGVFLDEEAQGGGPLIDIGTHALDLTLWMMDNYKPKYVVGNAYHKLSGRKNAANAWGPWDPEKFTVEDSAIGFITMENGASIVLEASWALNTLDVGEAKTVLCGTEGGADMENGLRINGEEYGKTFEKHISLEAGGVDFYDGAGDDPAVTEATQWIDSIVNDTDPVVKPEQALVVTRILEAIYKSSETGMPVFFE, from the coding sequence ATGACATTAACAGTAGGAATTATCGGCTGTGGAGGCATTGCGAACGGCAAACATATGCCAGCGCTATCAAAAGTGGAAGGTGCTCGAATGGTTGCTTTTTGCGATATCGTTCCTGAGCGTGCCGAGAAGGCAAAAGCGGAGTTCGGGGATGAGAGCTCCGTGGTTTACTCAGATTATAAAGAGCTTCTTAAAGATGCAAGTATAGATGTGATTCATGTATGTACACCAAACATTTCCCATGCAGAGATTTCCATTGCGGCAATGGAGGCAGGCAAGCATGTAATGTGCGAAAAGCCGATGGCTAAGACCACAGCAGAAGCGCAAGCCATGATCGATGCCTCAAAGCGAACTGGGAAGAAGCTGACCATCGGTTACCAAAACCGTTTCAGACCAGATTCAGCTTATCTGCATACGGTATGCGAGAATAATGGTCTTGGAGAGATTTATTATGCTAAAGCTAAGGCGATCCGTCGTCGTGCCGTTCCAACGTGGGGCGTGTTTCTGGATGAGGAAGCGCAAGGCGGAGGTCCATTGATTGATATCGGTACTCATGCCCTCGATTTGACCCTTTGGATGATGGATAACTACAAACCTAAATATGTTGTGGGTAACGCCTATCATAAGCTGTCCGGTCGTAAAAACGCTGCGAACGCTTGGGGCCCGTGGGATCCTGAGAAATTTACAGTTGAGGATTCCGCCATTGGATTCATTACTATGGAGAATGGAGCTAGCATCGTTCTCGAAGCAAGCTGGGCGCTGAATACACTCGATGTTGGTGAAGCTAAGACGGTTCTTTGCGGTACTGAAGGTGGAGCGGATATGGAGAACGGTCTGCGCATTAACGGAGAAGAATACGGTAAGACATTCGAGAAGCATATTAGCTTGGAAGCCGGTGGTGTTGACTTTTATGATGGCGCAGGAGATGATCCTGCGGTGACAGAGGCTACTCAGTGGATCGACAGCATTGTAAATGACACCGATCCTGTAGTGAAACCGGAGCAGGCACTGGTTGTCACCCGCATCTTGGAGGCTATCTATAAATCCTCAGAGACTGGAATGCCTGTATTTTTTGAATAA
- a CDS encoding carbohydrate ABC transporter permease, with protein MIKKSTNWPVTILIALGSLLILFPLYMTIAIALKNPEEMAQSIFSLPTGLHFENFSNAIKATNFFNALGNSTVITITTVVFILLTNSMVAYAIARNMKRRFFKVLYFYFISAMFIPFQIIMLPVVKVTTDLHMNNIVGIIILYVVYGLAFNVFVYTGYIRSIPYELEEAATVDGASTFGTFWKIIFPLLAPVSATIGILSCLSTWNDFMLPLILLGEDSYTLPLVQYVFQGQFSTDFNLAFASYLLALTPMLIVYLFAQKWIISGLTSGSIK; from the coding sequence ATGATCAAAAAATCAACTAACTGGCCTGTAACGATTCTTATCGCCCTAGGCTCACTACTGATCCTGTTTCCGCTTTACATGACCATTGCCATCGCACTCAAGAATCCCGAGGAAATGGCTCAATCTATCTTTTCACTGCCGACTGGCTTGCATTTTGAGAACTTCAGCAATGCGATTAAGGCAACGAATTTCTTCAATGCATTAGGAAATAGTACCGTGATTACTATTACAACAGTCGTGTTCATATTGCTTACCAACTCCATGGTAGCCTATGCTATTGCACGTAATATGAAGCGAAGATTTTTCAAAGTGCTCTACTTCTATTTTATCAGCGCCATGTTTATCCCTTTCCAGATTATCATGCTGCCTGTGGTCAAAGTGACTACGGACCTGCACATGAACAACATTGTAGGGATTATTATTCTATACGTCGTTTATGGTCTGGCCTTTAACGTGTTTGTATACACCGGTTATATCCGCTCCATTCCGTATGAACTGGAAGAAGCGGCTACAGTAGACGGTGCATCAACATTCGGTACATTTTGGAAGATTATTTTCCCACTCCTTGCTCCCGTTAGTGCAACGATCGGTATCCTGTCTTGTCTATCCACTTGGAATGACTTTATGCTACCGCTTATTCTGCTCGGCGAGGACTCCTACACACTTCCGCTTGTACAATATGTCTTCCAGGGGCAGTTCAGCACAGATTTCAACTTAGCTTTTGCTTCATATCTGCTCGCATTAACCCCGATGCTCATCGTCTATTTGTTCGCGCAAAAATGGATTATCAGCGGACTAACATCAGGGTCCATTAAATAA
- a CDS encoding sugar phosphate isomerase/epimerase, whose product MKLGVFDPVFGSLSLEEMLDKIAAAGLNAVEIGSGGNPGNAHCPTDELLASESARKEYLEQFTKRGIMISAFSCHNNPISPDKEEAREGDEILRKSIKLASLMGVKVVNTFSGTAGDSDEAKAPNWPVTPWPTVYSDIKTWQWEHKLIPYWKEIGKLAEEHGVKIGIELHGGFLCHTPYTILKLREATCDAIGANLDPSHLWWQGIDPVGAIKILGKAGAIHHFHAKDTYLDQDNINMYGLTDMQPYGDVQTRAWTFRSVGCGHSISEWSDIMSALRTYGYDYVVSIEHEDPLMTVDEGFHRAVTNLQSILIRDQPQGMWWA is encoded by the coding sequence ATGAAGTTAGGTGTATTCGATCCTGTATTTGGAAGTTTAAGTCTCGAAGAGATGCTTGATAAAATCGCGGCCGCAGGTTTGAATGCGGTGGAGATCGGTTCAGGAGGCAATCCCGGAAATGCCCACTGTCCTACGGATGAGCTGCTTGCGAGCGAGTCAGCACGTAAGGAATATTTGGAGCAGTTCACGAAACGTGGCATTATGATTAGTGCTTTCAGTTGCCACAACAACCCAATTTCGCCAGATAAAGAAGAAGCTCGTGAAGGCGACGAAATTCTGCGTAAATCGATCAAGCTGGCTTCGCTGATGGGAGTTAAGGTAGTTAACACTTTTTCGGGAACCGCAGGTGACAGTGATGAGGCAAAAGCACCGAACTGGCCAGTTACACCTTGGCCAACCGTATACAGCGACATCAAAACCTGGCAGTGGGAACATAAACTGATCCCTTACTGGAAGGAAATCGGTAAGCTGGCCGAGGAGCATGGCGTTAAGATCGGTATCGAGCTTCACGGCGGTTTCCTATGCCATACTCCTTACACGATTCTAAAGCTTAGAGAAGCAACCTGCGATGCGATCGGCGCGAACCTAGACCCGAGCCATCTGTGGTGGCAAGGCATCGATCCTGTGGGCGCGATCAAGATTCTTGGTAAAGCCGGCGCAATTCATCATTTCCATGCTAAGGATACGTACCTGGATCAGGACAATATTAATATGTATGGTCTGACGGATATGCAGCCTTACGGTGATGTACAGACCCGCGCTTGGACTTTCCGCTCCGTTGGCTGTGGACACAGCATATCTGAATGGTCGGATATCATGAGTGCGCTGCGTACTTACGGTTATGATTATGTAGTCAGCATCGAGCATGAAGACCCTCTTATGACGGTAGACGAAGGCTTCCATCGTGCAGTAACCAATTTGCAATCCATTCTTATTCGCGATCAACCTCAGGGTATGTGGTGGGCGTAA
- a CDS encoding cupin domain-containing protein, whose product MRVYSFAKEAGKSIDAFGSQQLYMSRILSKADSPHVGCMHLGVNGLVGWHQAPVPQLFLVVSGEGWVRAGEEAGIPVSAGSAVYWDKGEWHETRTETGLTAIVIEAEVKQCLIKRKEQLRPKD is encoded by the coding sequence ATGCGAGTATATAGCTTTGCCAAAGAAGCCGGTAAATCTATTGATGCGTTCGGCAGCCAGCAGCTTTATATGTCGAGAATACTGTCAAAGGCAGATTCTCCTCACGTAGGTTGTATGCACCTGGGTGTGAATGGACTTGTTGGCTGGCATCAGGCTCCGGTTCCACAGCTGTTTCTGGTCGTTAGCGGAGAAGGTTGGGTCAGAGCAGGGGAAGAAGCGGGAATTCCAGTTAGCGCTGGTTCTGCCGTGTATTGGGACAAGGGCGAGTGGCATGAGACACGCACAGAGACAGGACTAACAGCGATAGTAATCGAAGCGGAGGTAAAACAATGTTTAATCAAGAGGAAAGAACAATTACGACCGAAAGATTGA